tttatatatatttttttacgTAAGTGTTCCTGGCAAAATTTGATTGGCTCCTCTCACATAATGACGAACCTTTGCATCACAAATAAACAGCAATGAACCAAATTATAAAAAATGAATGAAATTTAGCTACACCAAAAACCCATGAAAAGTTAAAGGCAGTTGAGCAAAAGAAACAAGAATAAAAGGGAAGACAGAGAAAAGTTGATGGGAAGGAGAAAATATGGAACTCTGTACACAGCAACAGGGTCTGCGGAATGTTGAGATTGGAAGGACGAAAAGTGGTTTGAGAATGGTGATCACTTGCGAAGAGATGAGCGAGGTGAGCAAGTAGGAAATTGTTTTTGTACTCAAGTTTGGACTGTTATGGTCGCAATAGATGTATTGTTATTTCAAAGCACATCAACAAAATTAGGTATATAAAGAATTAGCTATAGTTATGCTAATACACTGTTATTTGCATATACGTGGCCTCAGTCCCATTTTTCACTTAAATGTCATACAGTGGCAACGCTAGGGCCCATTGCCGACTTCATGTAGCATGTATACTTGCACTACAAACCCATCCTCCTGATTTGATTTGCTTGTTATCTTATATTGTGTGACCCCATTATTATAGGATTAAGTTGTACATCCTGTAATATCAGTTTAATATTACACTGTCTACTACTTCAAAGTGATACACTAATATTAAGCAGTGTATCAACATCTATTTCTGCTAGGACATGTATATTCATTGTCCGATTCCGATAGGTGCATTTGCCCCATCCAGAGTACAAGTAACTGAATTTCTAACTAATCCCTCCAGGCAACACCTTTTTATGGAGTCATCTACCGCATATTGTAAACATTTGAACCCGAATAAACGCACACTTTTTTACAGGTTAGAGTGTCTTATAGTCAAAACCTCATATACTGGCATTGTGTTCATGAAATGCCGTAACAAGGTAAAGGTTTCTCTGCCTTGGTGCAATTCAACTTACATATATGAAGCAAAAACTATGTTTATAGATTTTGTTCAGGAAACAAGTTTTTGGACAGTAATTCATCTCAATTATTTGTAAATTGGGAATGGTAAGACATGTTACTTTAAATGCTCCCTGCAGACCATTCAACTAACCACATGCTGCTTTACCTGCTATTATTTACTTCCCCTCCATTATATAATCACTCGCCTACTCTGCATCATTCTCACAATCTTCCACTTCTCAGTCTTTCTAGTGCAGAATTGGAATAGAAAGATGGCGAGGGATCAGTACAGGCAGGTGTCTCTGCTAATTTTCGGTTTGATTGCAGGGCTTCTTTCTCAAAACCTGGTGTTCCCAGTAATGTCTGCTGCAACTCTGGAAGATCAAAAAACGTATTATTCTCCAGACCCCCATGGTGGAAAAAGTCATCACGGAGGTAAGACAATGTCGTACTAATATGCTATTTTAATAACATGCATGTATAATTTGCTAGCTGATATGTAATTATGTTGTTTTCAGGTTCACACCATACACCATCACATGGCTCAGGAGGTGGACATGGAAGTTCGCCACACCATCATAAGACACCCTCACATGGAAGCTCACCGCCTTCAAATTGCGGGACTGGAACACCACCAAGTGGAGGACATCATCATTCTTCACCAACTCCTGTCCATAATCCACCCACTCACACTCCCAGTACCCCATCCACGCCAACACATGAAAGCCCTCCGACCATTGACCCGGGAACTCCTTCAACGCCAACTTACGGGAGCCCCCCAAGTGATGAAAGCCCTCCAAGCATAGCCCCAGAAACTCCTTCAACACCAACTACTGGAAGCCCTCCCAGCACAGACCCTGCAACTCCTTCAACCCCAACATATGGAAGCCCTCCTACATATCAGAGCCCTCCGACAGTAGACCCTGTAACTCCATCAACACCAACATACAGTAGCCCTCCAACAGTAGACCCGGTAACTCCTTCAACACCAACATATAGTAGCCCCCCAACAACAGACCCTGTAACTCCGTCAACACCAACATACAGCAGCCCTCCAACAATTGAAAGTCCTCCAAGCATAGCACCAGAAACACCTTCAACACCAACAACCGGAAGCCCTCCCACTATTGACCCAGTGACACCATCTACACCGACATATGGAAGTCCAACAACTCCATCAATTGATCCAGTTACTCCTTCAACACCAATTTCTGGAAGCCCTCCATCTATTGACCCAGTCACGCCTTCTACACCAACATATGGAAGTCCGACTACTCCATCAGTCGACCCTGTTAGCCCTTCAACACCAACATATGGAAGTCCGACTACTCCATCAGTTGACCCAGTAACTCCTTCCACACCAACATACGGAAGTCCGACTACTCCATCAGTTGACCCAGTCACACCTTCTACACCAACATATGGAAGTCCGACTACTCCATCAGTTGATCCAGTTAGCCCTTCAACACCAACCTATGGAAGTACTCCAACAATTGACCCAGTTACCCCTACAACACCAACACCAACATACGGAAGCTCGCCGACTACTCCTTATATTGACCCTGGAACCGGCATTGATCCAAATTCATCACCCTTTCCATGCACGTAAGTCGTGATAATATTCTACCCAGCTAAATTGTCATTATAAACACCTAATTTCTCAATAATTTTTCTGCAAATTATGGTGCTGCATAGTAATTACAACTACTAAAGAAATTTTATTCCTTCAAAATTGCAGTTACTGGAGTACTCACCCAACATTGATATGGGGTCTTTTCGGCTTCTATGGAACGACCTTAGGAGGAGCATTTGGCCTTCCTGGTGGGGGCACAGGATTAGGGTCTCAACTCAATTTGGTACAAGCACTTTCAAATACCCGTAACGATGGATACGGGGCGCTATACAGAGAGGGGGCAGCTTCTTTGCTGAACTCCATGGCTATCAGGAGGTTTCCTTTCACAACCAATCAAGTCAGAAACAGTTTTGTTTCCGCACTTGGTTCCAACTTGGCTGCAGCACAACAAGCACGTACATTTCAAATGGCCAACGAGGGTCGGCTAAAGATGAAGAACTAGTTAACTGAGACCTGTTTATCTTTTTGGTTTAGCATCATTAAAGATAATGCACCGTATTAGGTCTTGTGTGTTAATTTTCTTGTTAATGCATTTTGTGTGTTGTCAGTGATTTCTGAtgtataataatatttatggataTTCTTAAGTATTAATTGTACTAATCTGATTTTGATAATGAAGTGGTACCATCAAAAATAATTAGACGTTAGTTTCCAGTCAAGTGCATGACAAGGCATTTTCCATTAGGCTGTAAATTTGGCCTGAAAATCACAAGCAGCCGGCTGGAAAAGCTTGCTCAAAAGTATACTAAACTAGAAATGAACTCTATATTTATCAGAAAAGAGTTACAAAGGGCGCAATGATGTCCAGTGCAGAGTAACTAATAAAAAAACCAGCCTCCAGACTGGGCAGTAATATAAATGTAGAAAGAAATTACAAACAAAATGCAGAACAGTTATGATAGAAAACAGATGACACCAGCTGGTTAAAATTCAGTAGTTGATCGGCACTTCAGCACTGGGACAAGGCTGTTATGTGTTCTGACATTCTAGCTGTAATTTGAGTCAAGTAGCTTGGGTTTATAATCAACTCGTTGCTGTTGTTTACCTTATGCGTCTTAACTCCAAAGGTTGATTTCTgacaaataaataaaaaaatccTAAAATGAACAATTCTAACACAGAAATCAAGTGTTAAATCTTGATGTTAATTCATGCCAGGAATTGGCAATATTGGCGTTTACTTGATAACTTGGTAAATAAACAACCTTATGTTAGGTCTGGACTCAAGAATTTCATTTTTAATGATAGATCTGGTTCAGAAGACATGTTTTCATgtaaaaaaaatcatttgaatTTGGAGCAACTTTATTGCATTTATTTACCAGTTCATATTTGAACTGATAATTACTCAACTTATGTTATTGGAAATCTATCATTTGAAATAAATTCCATGTATTCAGAACCCATGCTCTGCACCTGAACATTAAATTGGCAGTAAGTGATACAATGAAAAAGTTTAATGCGGTCATGTAGAGAGACATGGCTATGATAAGATATAAAGAGGAGTGAATCTCATAAAAATCAACTACTACTACCGGGACAAATAGATACTACTAGTTTTTTTTTTTTACATTTGTTTGGATGAGTTGTGATCATTTCTTGAGCATTTATTTGCATTCATGCCTGTAAGAAAAGTAATTTAATTTTGTACAATAAATGAATACCAACCAAATCAGAGGGAGGATGAAGGAATTGATAACACCTCAGGACACTCACTGGGGGGCATCTTTTCTGAGCCGCAACAATGACAGATCTGCTATTTAATTCTCATCAAATAATTAAACCAAATCAACTCTTCCACTACGCGCAACTTCATAAGTGCAACGGTTTCCACCCTCCACAACATGTTAATCACAGATATGCAGTGCTATAATGTTCTGGATAAATTGCGATATAATCAATTTAAGTGTATTTTAACATGCCAAAAAACCAGAGTCAACCAGATGAACATTACTGTTTGTGCCAGATGTAACTGGAAGAACATTATTTGTGCTACAGGCTAGTGGCTACAGAATTGAAATACGGAGTGGAGTAAATATTGTGGGGGAGAGGGGGGGGGGCATCAGATTGAACTCCCAACTAATAGTTGCAGTGTTGCAGAAAGTGTGAAGCTATTATGTTCTATTGTTTACCTCTGTATCCTTAAGCTGTCACCTAGCATTATTTGATTTGTATGCAAATACTTTCACATATTTATCAACACGAGCGCGGAAAAATTAGTTAATGATCATTTACATTTTACAGTGATGGATACATAACAGTTGGTCGTTTACAATATCTACTTAATTTCCTCGAGGGAGAAAAGAATTGATTGACATGAATCATATAATAAACTATTCAAATAAAGGTGGAAGAATACTAATGTTAGTTGCATTCATCATGACACTCGTAGCATTATAAATTATCCCAGTATGTCAACGGGATGAGGAACACAGATTCAGTGGACTACAATAGAAAAGAATTATACAGCTGAAGGGGCACAAACTGAACTTTGAAGGGAACTTAGGACTATCTGTAGTTAACCttcaatttcttcttcttcttttttctgtGCTACAATTATACAATGCACTCTTTTCTCTGCATGATTAAAGCAAACCCTTTTCTCTGCATGATTCAATAGTTTCAGCGCACAAGTCACCTGTACTCTTGGTTCCGTGTGCAAACTCGAAACCAATGTCCATCAGCTTCTTCGAAGAACAAGGAATAATTTTTGGTGACTTGTCTAAGCTCTCAAATCTACTCAAGATGAGAATTAATTTCATTGTAAATTGCAAGTGTAGAGGATGAAATAGTAAATACAGAATTAATCATTGATAAAAATATTCCTTGGTACGTACTCAGTTTGTATATCTCTGTTGGGGTACTTGAGACTAAGTGAATGTGCAATGTCAAAGATGTTTAAAGTATGTGTGGAGCAAATGTATCTTCCCTTAGCTAGAGGATGCTCAAAGAGGTAAATGTGAGCATTGCATACATCATCCACATGCACAACGGATGTTCCATTCAGGCATATCAATGAAGCCATGGTAGCTTTATCTTCTACAATATGATCATGTGGTGACGATATTTAGTTCTATTATTCAAGAGAAACATGTGTCTACAAGATATGCAATGCCCATGTTTAACAAAGAGCGTATAGAGTaatgaaatcagaaaattgaaAGAATTATTAAGAAATTGACTTACTAGTATATAAGGAAATTGCAATGTCAATGCTGTAGCCTGTGTAAGGAGTTATGAAGTGGCCAAACACAAGGGAAGGATGAACAGTCACCATATCAATCCCGTTTTCTTCAGCATATTTCCATGCAGCTTTCTCAGCAACAGTTTTTTCTGCCAAATATTTCTGCAGTTGGTCGAATTTGATATTGATCCTTAGAAATGTTTTCTTCTAGTTATGCACATGTAACTAGAGCTTGCTGAGTATACCTTTCAGGGGACACTAAATCCCCCACAAGGGCCACAACAGTAAATAAGGCTAAGCTATATTCTATACAAGATACTACTCCTAGTTACCATTATTTGACACAACCTTGATGTGCATATTAACTTGATCTAACAACACTTTAAGTACAAAAGATGGTACTAGAGCTCCCAAAAGTTATTGATTTTTCTTATGCATATTAAATAATACAGCGGCTAGTTTGTGCTTAATTTTCATAAGACTAAGCCAAACAGAGAGTGGTTCACAAAAATAAAACAGAGAGAAGTGGACGTATATATACAGTAGCTTGGTCATGGACAAGAAGTTCCATAGGGGAGGCCATATGGAAGACACCTTCACAACCATGAAATGCATCGTCATAACTACTTTCCTCAGCTAGATCTGCCTTCCACAAGGTCAAGTGTGTATTAGCGTTTGGCAACTCCGACAGATGCTTCACTTTTTTCTCGTTTCCTGCACATATACTTCAATTTAATAAAAAATGTGCATTATCTatagaaaaaattattttatgagaAAGGTATAGCAAGTACACACCTGATGTTGATGGCAATAACTTCAAAACAGAATTTAGGAAGACAAGATCTGTGTTGTTTGTGTGTGTATAAGCTTTCAAAAAACAACAACATGATAGAGATGATCGAGGTACTAGAAGATTTATAATACAGGAAAGGAAATAATTACATGCATGACTGGTGATACATACCAGG
This sequence is a window from Apium graveolens cultivar Ventura chromosome 9, ASM990537v1, whole genome shotgun sequence. Protein-coding genes within it:
- the LOC141684492 gene encoding uncharacterized protein LOC141684492, with the protein product MARDQYRQVSLLIFGLIAGLLSQNLVFPVMSAATLEDQKTYYSPDPHGGKSHHGGSHHTPSHGSGGGHGSSPHHHKTPSHGSSPPSNCGTGTPPSGGHHHSSPTPVHNPPTHTPSTPSTPTHESPPTIDPGTPSTPTYGSPPSDESPPSIAPETPSTPTTGSPPSTDPATPSTPTYGSPPTYQSPPTVDPVTPSTPTYSSPPTVDPVTPSTPTYSSPPTTDPVTPSTPTYSSPPTIESPPSIAPETPSTPTTGSPPTIDPVTPSTPTYGSPTTPSIDPVTPSTPISGSPPSIDPVTPSTPTYGSPTTPSVDPVSPSTPTYGSPTTPSVDPVTPSTPTYGSPTTPSVDPVTPSTPTYGSPTTPSVDPVSPSTPTYGSTPTIDPVTPTTPTPTYGSSPTTPYIDPGTGIDPNSSPFPCTYWSTHPTLIWGLFGFYGTTLGGAFGLPGGGTGLGSQLNLVQALSNTRNDGYGALYREGAASLLNSMAIRRFPFTTNQVRNSFVSALGSNLAAAQQARTFQMANEGRLKMKN
- the LOC141686294 gene encoding dihydroflavonol 4-reductase-like, with the protein product MEGKRTVCVTGASGYIGSWLVMRLLERRYHVRATVRDPAYTHTNNTDLVFLNSVLKLLPSTSGNEKKVKHLSELPNANTHLTLWKADLAEESSYDDAFHGCEGVFHMASPMELLVHDQATVYIRPLLSKKTFLRINIKFDQLQKYLAEKTVAEKAAWKYAEENGIDMVTVHPSLVFGHFITPYTGYSIDIAISLYTKDKATMASLICLNGTSVVHVDDVCNAHIYLFEHPLAKGRYICSTHTLNIFDIAHSLSLKYPNRDIQTEFESLDKSPKIIPCSSKKLMDIGFEFAHGTKSTGDLCAETIESCREKGLL